Proteins co-encoded in one Stomoxys calcitrans chromosome 5, idStoCalc2.1, whole genome shotgun sequence genomic window:
- the LOC106087585 gene encoding leucine-rich repeat neuronal protein 1 has product MVTKSKMELCLMVVAVAVMALGMASGEALDFSEYIEVERFCYPEQHKNTRKSCECINENSPPWGLRVVHIDCSFKNLNTEDFSEMLPLYADRVDLTWNSLRRVPMLSSDTLRLLNLMHNNISSLSSRNFINVGNLQELYLGWNSIQSIEANAFEGLGYLLVLDLSHNNLHQLSFQIFSPLKTLESLSLSWNRQLNQSEGIQELDFYQNYGLNVKLRALKLEACNLANLTLPQQVVLKELDLRRNGLTEVPEHLPSSLEKIDLSENLFLTLSENDSKRLMQIHELYMEDMPRLHTLEENAFVPLHSLEKVSFQNSRGLATVHGHAFGENATRPPHLHSMIFRGTGLRTFNATLAPVFFQLSSLDLQGMQLHCNCKLVWLKDLALETNGRCFKPSRLRGILLTSADPNAFSCERWPRWVYGLIILALIVLCSVCIYWIVMCLRPYGKVTMRRKVGPGSPYSRVTIMPNRQEYY; this is encoded by the coding sequence ATGGTGACTAAGTCCAAAATGGAATTATGCCTGAtggtggtggcggtggcggTGATGGCCTTGGGTATGGCTTCCGGAGAGGCTTTGGATTTTAGCGAGTACATTGAGGTGGAAAGGTTCTGCTATCCCGAACAACACAAGAACACTCGCAAGTCCTGCGAATGCATTAACGAAAATTCCCCACCCTGGGGTTTGCGTGTGGTGCATATTGACTGCAGTTTCAAGAATCTCAACACTGAGGACTTTTCCGAAATGTTGCCCTTGTATGCCGATCGTGTCGACCTAACCTGGAACTCGTTGCGACGAGTGCCCATGCTTTCCAGTGACACGCTGCGCTTGCTGAATTTAATGCACAACAATATTTCCTCGCTTTCGAGTCGCAACTTCATCAACGTGGGCAATTtacaggagctatatctgggCTGGAATAGCATTCAATCCATTGAAGCAAACGCCTTTGAGGGTCTGGGCTATCTGCTGGTGCTTGACTTGTCCCACAACAACCTGCACCAGTTGAGTTTCCAGATCTTTTCACCCCTCAAAACATTGGAGTCTCTTTCCTTGTCCTGGAATCGTCAGCTGAACCAAAGCGAAGGCATTCAGGAATTGGATTTCTATCAGAACTATGGGCTCAACGTCAAGCTAAGGGCGCTCAAATTGGAGGCCTGCAACTTGGCCAATCTGACGTTGCCACAGCAAGTTGTGCTCAAGGAATTAGATCTGAGACGTAATGGGCTAACAGAAGTTCCCGAACATTTGCCATCCTccttggaaaaaatcgatttgaGCGAAAACCTCTTTCTGACCCTCAGCGAGAATGACAGCAAGCGTTTGATGCAAATCCATGAACTTTATATGGAGGATATGCCCCGTCTGCACACCCTTGAGGAGAATGCCTTTGTGCCACTGCACTCGTTGGAGAAGGTCAGCTTTCAGAATAGTCGCGGTCTGGCCACAGTACATGGCCATGCCTTTGGTGAGAATGCCACCAGGCCCCCCCATCTACACTCGATGATATTTCGCGGTACTGGCCTGCGCACTTTCAATGCCACTCTTGCTCCGGTATTTTTCCAACTGTCCTCGCTGGATCTACAAGGTATGCAGCTACATTGCAACTGCAAATTAGTCTGGCTCAAAGATCTGGCCTTGGAGACGAATGGCCGCTGCTTTAAGCCCTCACGGCTGCGTGGCATCCTCTTGACCTCGGCCGATCCCAATGCATTCAGCTGTGAACGTTGGCCCCGTTGGGTGTATGGCCTAATCATCTTGGCTTTGATAGTTCTCTGCTCGGTTTGTATCTACTGGATTGTGATGTGTCTAAGGCCGTACGGAAAGGTGACAATGCGACGCAAGGTGGGGCCCGGCAGTCCATATTCTCGAGTAACGATTATGCCGAATCGTCAGGAGTATTACTAA